The following are encoded in a window of uncultured Ilyobacter sp. genomic DNA:
- the ndk gene encoding nucleoside-diphosphate kinase: MEKTLLIIKPDGVQRGLVGRILARVEKKGFKISAMKLEKISKEKAEVHYAEHKGKGFYLELLEFITSSPCVLAVIEGKNVIEGLRKMAGKTNPLEADIGTIRGDFAVVVSQNIVHTSDGIESSKREIENFFKNEEIQEHILCTEQWTYGR; this comes from the coding sequence ATGGAAAAGACGCTACTTATAATTAAGCCCGATGGAGTTCAAAGGGGTCTTGTAGGGAGAATTCTTGCAAGAGTTGAAAAGAAAGGATTTAAAATTTCAGCAATGAAGCTCGAAAAAATTTCTAAAGAAAAAGCGGAAGTTCATTATGCAGAACACAAGGGGAAGGGATTTTATTTGGAACTTCTGGAATTTATAACTTCTAGCCCATGTGTTTTAGCAGTTATAGAGGGTAAAAATGTTATAGAGGGCCTGAGAAAAATGGCAGGGAAAACAAATCCTCTCGAGGCAGATATCGGAACAATCAGGGGAGATTTTGCAGTGGTTGTATCTCAAAATATAGTTCATACATCTGATGGGATTGAAAGCTCTAAAAGGGAGATTGAAAACTTTTTTAAAAATGAGGAGATACAAGAGCATATATTGTGCACTGAACAGTGGACTTATGGTCGTTAA
- the def gene encoding peptide deformylase gives MIYEIRTYGDPVLRKEALPVEEINYEIIDIINSMVESMHEAGGVGLAAPQVGISKRIFVIDIEDGKIRKVINPEFLEFSKEMVEHEEGCLSVPGVYKKVKRPARVKVKYTNEKGEEVIEEAEGLLSRAFQHEADHLDATLFVDKLSPVAKRMVSKKLQALKKESEKKDFK, from the coding sequence ATGATTTATGAGATAAGAACTTATGGTGATCCTGTTTTGAGAAAAGAGGCTTTGCCGGTGGAAGAGATAAACTACGAAATAATAGATATAATAAACAGCATGGTAGAAAGTATGCATGAGGCAGGTGGCGTAGGTCTAGCAGCACCTCAGGTTGGTATAAGCAAGAGGATCTTCGTGATTGATATAGAGGATGGTAAAATAAGAAAAGTAATAAATCCTGAGTTTCTAGAATTTTCAAAAGAAATGGTAGAGCATGAAGAGGGGTGTCTCAGTGTACCAGGTGTGTATAAAAAGGTGAAGAGACCTGCAAGGGTAAAGGTAAAATATACCAATGAAAAAGGAGAAGAGGTTATAGAAGAGGCAGAAGGTCTTCTTTCTAGGGCATTTCAGCATGAAGCCGATCATTTGGATGCCACCCTTTTCGTAGATAAATTGTCCCCTGTGGCAAAAAGAATGGTTTCAAAAAAATTGCAGGCATTGAAAAAAGAATCTGAAAAAAAGGATTTTAAATAG
- the accB gene encoding acetyl-CoA carboxylase biotin carboxyl carrier protein translates to MKIDVKAIRELAENIEKYNLQEVTVESEGAKVTLKREVAAPETVYVNTSVAAPITAPVNKVAVSTVEKTEEKYEAITSPMMGTFYRAPAPDSPDFVKEGQEVNQGDTLCIVEAMKLMNEIKASRDGKIVKILLEDGASVVKGDKLFLID, encoded by the coding sequence ATGAAGATTGATGTAAAAGCAATAAGAGAATTGGCAGAAAATATAGAAAAGTATAATTTGCAAGAGGTAACTGTAGAGAGTGAGGGAGCTAAGGTAACTCTAAAAAGAGAGGTAGCGGCACCTGAAACAGTATATGTAAACACATCAGTAGCTGCGCCTATAACGGCACCTGTAAACAAAGTAGCTGTATCTACGGTAGAAAAAACAGAAGAAAAATATGAAGCGATTACCTCTCCTATGATGGGAACTTTTTATAGAGCTCCCGCACCTGATTCACCTGATTTTGTTAAAGAGGGTCAAGAAGTAAATCAGGGGGATACTCTTTGTATAGTTGAGGCTATGAAGCTCATGAATGAAATAAAGGCTTCAAGAGATGGGAAGATAGTAAAAATTCTTTTAGAAGATGGAGCCTCTGTAGTCAAAGGAGATAAATTATTTCTGATAGACTAA
- the folD gene encoding bifunctional methylenetetrahydrofolate dehydrogenase/methenyltetrahydrofolate cyclohydrolase FolD gives MVVIDGKKISTEIKEEIKKEVLEYREKFDKTPGLAVVLVGENPASKVYVNSKVKSCGDLGFYSEKHVLEENSSEEEVLELIDKLNENEKINGILVQLPLPKHIDEKKVTNRIASEKDVDGFKPENLGKVMIGEDDGFKSCTPYGVIELLKRTGIEIAGKDAVIVGRSNIVGKPLVGLLISESATVTICHSRTKNLAEKTKEADILIAAVGKAGFITKDMVKEGAVVIDVGINRNEAGKLCGDVAFEEVAPMASAITPVPGGVGPMTIAMLMKNTMESFKKSL, from the coding sequence ATGGTAGTTATAGATGGTAAAAAAATATCGACAGAGATAAAAGAAGAGATAAAAAAAGAAGTCTTGGAATATAGAGAAAAATTTGATAAAACTCCAGGTCTAGCAGTGGTTCTGGTAGGAGAAAATCCAGCTTCAAAAGTCTATGTAAACTCAAAGGTTAAAAGTTGTGGAGATTTGGGTTTTTATTCGGAAAAGCATGTATTAGAGGAAAATTCAAGTGAAGAGGAGGTACTAGAATTAATAGATAAGCTCAATGAAAATGAGAAAATCAACGGAATTTTAGTCCAGCTGCCACTTCCGAAACATATCGACGAAAAAAAGGTGACAAACAGAATAGCCTCTGAAAAAGATGTAGATGGTTTTAAACCTGAAAATCTTGGAAAGGTTATGATAGGAGAAGATGACGGTTTTAAGTCTTGTACACCTTATGGTGTAATAGAGTTACTTAAAAGAACCGGGATAGAGATTGCAGGAAAAGATGCAGTAATAGTGGGAAGAAGCAATATAGTAGGAAAACCTCTTGTAGGACTTTTGATCAGTGAAAGTGCTACAGTGACTATATGTCACAGCAGAACTAAAAATTTGGCGGAAAAGACAAAAGAGGCTGATATCCTTATAGCAGCAGTTGGTAAAGCTGGATTTATTACAAAAGATATGGTGAAAGAGGGAGCCGTAGTTATAGATGTAGGTATAAACAGAAATGAAGCCGGAAAACTTTGTGGTGATGTTGCATTTGAGGAAGTGGCTCCAATGGCCTCTGCAATTACACCTGTTCCTGGAGGAGTAGGACCTATGACCATAGCTATGCTTATGAAAAATACAATGGAATCATTTAAGAAGTCTTTGTAA
- a CDS encoding CBS domain-containing protein, with the protein MKRIADVVNKEVISISKETSFDDIISIMKEKGIGRLPVVSEEKVVGVVTRDDILVREEKAPLPPIIAFWDILITLPGNKEFKNKLKKIASFKAEDIMTEEFLSSSLEDDLEEVVTKMIEEEYSYTLVMKNEKLVGIVTKSDLIKNCF; encoded by the coding sequence ATGAAAAGGATAGCGGATGTTGTAAATAAAGAAGTTATTTCCATTAGTAAAGAAACATCTTTTGATGATATAATATCAATTATGAAGGAAAAAGGAATAGGTAGATTACCGGTAGTATCAGAAGAAAAAGTGGTTGGAGTAGTGACCAGAGATGATATTCTTGTAAGAGAGGAAAAAGCACCATTACCACCTATAATTGCTTTTTGGGATATTTTGATAACACTTCCAGGCAACAAAGAATTTAAGAATAAACTTAAAAAAATAGCTTCTTTCAAAGCAGAAGATATAATGACAGAGGAGTTTTTGAGCAGCAGTCTCGAAGATGATTTAGAAGAAGTGGTAACAAAGATGATAGAGGAAGAGTATTCATATACCTTGGTAATGAAAAATGAAAAATTAGTTGGAATAGTAACAAAAAGTGATCTTATAAAAAATTGTTTTTAA
- the fmt gene encoding methionyl-tRNA formyltransferase, with translation MRILFMGTPDFAVPSLDLLNKHHDIVGVFTKIDKPNMRGKKIKFTPVKEYALENEITVYQPNSVRTEETLNLVKEINPDLIVVVAYGKILPKELIDIPKYGVINVHSSLLPKYRGAAPIHAAIINGDTESGVSIMYIAEELDAGDVILQGKTTINEEDTLETLHDRLMDIGAKTLLEAVDLIEEEKAPRIPQNHEEATFVRPFKKEDCEINWEQENFKIYNFVRGMNPFPSAHTYSEGKMYKIYKVEKISREYEGEPGEIVELLKGRGPVVKTGNGSLIITEAKPENKKKLTGSDLVNGNYFNIGGKFENSKIK, from the coding sequence TTGAGAATACTTTTTATGGGTACCCCTGATTTTGCGGTGCCGTCACTTGATTTACTGAATAAACACCATGATATAGTAGGGGTTTTTACAAAGATAGATAAGCCCAATATGAGGGGTAAAAAAATAAAATTTACACCTGTGAAAGAGTATGCACTAGAGAATGAGATCACTGTATATCAGCCAAATTCAGTTAGGACTGAAGAAACCCTGAATTTGGTAAAAGAGATCAATCCTGACCTTATAGTCGTAGTGGCATATGGTAAGATTCTCCCGAAAGAGTTAATAGATATTCCAAAATATGGGGTGATAAATGTTCATTCCTCTCTTTTGCCTAAATACAGAGGAGCTGCACCGATTCATGCTGCAATAATAAATGGAGATACAGAGTCAGGAGTATCGATAATGTATATTGCTGAAGAGCTAGATGCAGGAGATGTTATACTTCAGGGGAAGACCACTATAAACGAGGAGGACACCCTAGAAACACTTCATGACAGGCTTATGGATATAGGGGCAAAAACCCTTTTAGAGGCCGTAGATCTCATAGAAGAGGAAAAAGCTCCTAGAATACCACAAAATCATGAGGAGGCTACCTTTGTAAGGCCCTTTAAGAAAGAGGATTGTGAAATAAACTGGGAACAAGAAAATTTTAAAATATATAATTTTGTGAGAGGGATGAATCCTTTTCCAAGTGCCCATACATATAGTGAGGGTAAAATGTATAAAATCTACAAAGTTGAAAAAATCTCACGAGAGTACGAGGGAGAGCCAGGAGAGATAGTTGAACTGCTGAAGGGAAGGGGCCCTGTTGTAAAAACCGGAAACGGAAGTTTAATAATTACTGAAGCCAAGCCTGAAAATAAAAAAAAGCTTACAGGTTCAGACCTTGTTAACGGGAACTATTTTAACATTGGCGGGAAATTTGAGAACAGCAAAATAAAATAG
- a CDS encoding hemolysin family protein, translated as MGTYGQILLLVFLVLLSGFFSASETALTAFKTRNLEEIKHPREAELLKKWLKRPNEMLTGILLGNNIVNILGSSIATALTFNVLGSNNAAILTATLSMTAVILIFGEITPKIVAKNYSAKIAKIVIVPVYYFTLLTIPLIKILMIISKFIGKMLGIHIHDEALMMTAQDIISYVNVGKAEGIIEEEEKEMIHSIFEFSDTTAKEVMTPRTSMFALDGDSTINEVWDDVFEKGYSRIPVYENGIDNIIGILYIKDLLNVIKEGKSDTQIKNYLKKAYFVPETKSIVEILGDFKRTKVHIAIAIDEYGGTVGLLTIEDLLEEIVGEIRDEYDREEEEIIRPLGDGKYEIDAMIDIETLNKNLNIDLPESEDYESLGGLVVTELGKVADAGDQIIINEVSIKVLEVDKMRVSKVLLEKEIEVQE; from the coding sequence TTGGGCACGTATGGACAAATATTACTACTAGTTTTTTTGGTTCTACTATCAGGATTTTTCTCAGCTTCTGAGACAGCCTTGACTGCTTTTAAAACCAGGAATCTCGAGGAAATAAAGCATCCTAGAGAAGCTGAGCTTTTAAAAAAATGGCTCAAAAGACCTAATGAGATGCTTACAGGGATACTTCTCGGAAATAACATTGTAAATATTTTGGGATCTTCTATAGCGACAGCATTAACATTTAATGTCTTAGGATCAAATAATGCAGCTATACTAACGGCGACACTTTCTATGACTGCTGTAATTTTGATTTTCGGAGAGATAACTCCTAAGATAGTGGCGAAGAATTATTCAGCCAAAATAGCAAAAATTGTTATAGTACCAGTATATTATTTTACTTTGTTAACAATACCTTTGATAAAGATACTTATGATTATTTCAAAGTTTATAGGGAAGATGTTGGGGATACACATCCACGATGAAGCTCTTATGATGACTGCGCAGGACATAATTTCTTATGTCAATGTGGGAAAAGCAGAGGGGATTATAGAAGAGGAAGAAAAGGAGATGATACACTCCATATTCGAGTTTAGTGACACGACAGCCAAAGAAGTCATGACTCCTAGAACATCTATGTTTGCTCTTGACGGAGACAGTACAATTAACGAGGTGTGGGATGATGTCTTTGAAAAGGGATATTCTAGAATACCAGTGTATGAAAATGGAATAGACAATATTATAGGTATTCTGTATATAAAAGACCTTCTTAATGTAATAAAAGAGGGGAAATCAGATACTCAAATAAAAAATTATTTAAAAAAAGCATACTTTGTACCTGAAACAAAGTCTATTGTAGAGATCTTAGGGGATTTCAAAAGAACAAAGGTGCATATTGCCATAGCAATAGACGAATATGGTGGAACAGTTGGACTTTTGACAATAGAAGACCTACTAGAAGAGATCGTAGGAGAGATCAGAGATGAGTATGACAGAGAGGAAGAGGAGATTATCCGTCCTTTAGGTGATGGTAAGTATGAAATAGATGCAATGATAGATATAGAAACTTTGAATAAAAATCTAAATATTGATCTGCCAGAATCGGAAGATTATGAAAGTCTAGGAGGTCTTGTGGTAACAGAGCTCGGAAAAGTAGCAGACGCAGGAGATCAGATTATAATTAATGAGGTATCTATTAAAGTTCTAGAAGTAGATAAGATGAGAGTTTCAAAAGTATTGCTCGAAAAGGAAATAGAGGTGCAGGAATGA
- a CDS encoding DUF502 domain-containing protein produces MRKNLKNWFYTGLIALLPVILTFYFLSWIFQLVISLLRGSFVVKILTDFLLGLERFNKREQIEIYIKISVYLISIVGIFFIITLVGLTLKHVIGKRIAGFLEKLFIKLPVIKQVYTTVSQITGLVSSDKAKSYQKVVLLEYPKKGIYSLGFLTSDGNHYFEEIMGKERILNIFVPTSPNPTSGMFIMVEEKDVKILNIKVEEAVKLIISGGAIIPDSVSGRIL; encoded by the coding sequence ATGAGAAAAAATTTGAAAAATTGGTTTTATACTGGATTAATAGCTTTGCTACCAGTTATACTTACTTTTTATTTTCTTTCTTGGATTTTTCAGTTGGTAATAAGTTTATTGAGGGGATCTTTTGTTGTAAAAATTCTGACGGATTTTTTATTGGGGCTAGAGAGATTTAATAAAAGAGAACAGATAGAAATATATATAAAAATATCTGTGTATTTAATCTCAATAGTAGGAATATTTTTCATAATAACACTCGTTGGATTGACATTAAAGCATGTTATAGGGAAAAGGATAGCTGGTTTTTTGGAAAAACTATTTATAAAACTCCCTGTGATAAAACAGGTCTATACCACAGTTAGTCAGATAACTGGTCTGGTTTCTTCAGACAAGGCAAAATCATATCAAAAAGTAGTTTTGTTAGAGTATCCCAAAAAAGGTATCTACAGTCTGGGATTTTTAACAAGTGACGGGAACCATTATTTTGAAGAGATAATGGGCAAAGAAAGAATATTAAATATATTTGTCCCTACCTCTCCAAACCCAACCTCAGGGATGTTTATAATGGTTGAGGAAAAAGATGTAAAAATTCTTAATATTAAGGTAGAAGAAGCTGTTAAATTAATTATATCAGGTGGAGCTATAATTCCAGATTCTGTATCAGGCAGAATTTTATAA
- a CDS encoding redox-sensing transcriptional repressor Rex, which translates to MISLVTDKEKISPRVIERLTRYLRCLENLSPDDYISSEEMAERMGLTAAQIRKDLSNFISDFGEGFGVRGKGYQVRILYSGIEKILGVHKTNNIIIIGAGRLGGALLAEPEFTKESFNVIGVFDVAEYKVGKEVNGIKIRHTSEIEYFLNTKDRVDIAILTVPKSVAQDVATTLIKAGVKSFLNFAPLKLEVPEDVVVSNIDLYGKLQELNYWKEKVNQW; encoded by the coding sequence GTGATTAGTTTGGTGACTGACAAAGAAAAAATATCCCCGAGGGTGATAGAGAGGCTCACTAGATATCTTAGATGTCTTGAGAACCTCTCACCGGATGATTACATATCTTCTGAGGAGATGGCTGAAAGAATGGGGCTTACAGCTGCTCAAATCAGAAAAGATCTGTCGAATTTCATCTCGGATTTCGGAGAGGGATTTGGGGTGAGAGGTAAAGGCTACCAGGTAAGAATTTTGTACAGCGGAATAGAGAAGATTTTGGGAGTTCACAAAACAAACAACATTATAATCATAGGAGCTGGAAGATTAGGAGGGGCTCTTCTTGCAGAACCTGAGTTTACAAAGGAGAGTTTTAATGTTATAGGGGTATTTGATGTCGCAGAATACAAGGTCGGAAAAGAAGTAAACGGGATAAAGATAAGACATACATCTGAGATAGAGTATTTTTTGAATACAAAAGACAGAGTGGATATAGCGATATTAACTGTTCCTAAAAGTGTCGCTCAGGATGTGGCTACAACATTGATAAAAGCAGGGGTGAAATCTTTTCTAAATTTTGCACCTTTAAAACTAGAAGTCCCTGAAGATGTAGTAGTATCTAATATAGACCTGTATGGAAAGCTTCAAGAGCTAAATTACTGGAAGGAGAAAGTAAATCAATGGTAG
- a CDS encoding ACT domain-containing protein encodes MSKKEKREYYIVDKRILPNSIQNVIKVNDIVQLEKISKYEAIKRVGISRSTYYKYKDFIKPFFESGKETVFSVYMSLEDKPGVLARILDVVADTGMNILTITQNIPIDGTSKVTISLQTNEDMLRKIEGMLENITGLEGVKDLRVIGSN; translated from the coding sequence ATGAGCAAAAAAGAGAAAAGAGAGTACTACATAGTAGATAAACGTATTCTGCCAAACTCAATACAGAACGTAATTAAAGTAAATGATATCGTTCAGCTTGAAAAAATATCTAAGTATGAGGCCATAAAGAGAGTAGGTATAAGTAGAAGTACTTATTATAAATATAAAGATTTCATAAAACCTTTCTTCGAAAGCGGAAAGGAAACGGTTTTTAGTGTTTATATGTCTCTGGAGGACAAACCTGGAGTGCTGGCCAGAATATTAGATGTTGTTGCAGACACTGGTATGAATATACTGACCATAACACAGAATATACCAATTGACGGAACTTCAAAAGTAACTATATCTCTTCAGACCAACGAGGATATGCTTAGAAAAATCGAGGGTATGCTAGAGAACATAACGGGACTAGAAGGAGTAAAAGATCTCAGAGTTATTGGGAGTAACTAG